The genomic region ATACCCGAAGTAATTAAAGTACCGTCTAAATCAAATAAAACTAACTTTTTCATTAACTTTCCTTCTCCTTCTTATTTTGCTTTTTAACAATCATTGTAATCCAGTAAGCGCCGCCGAAAGCCAGCGCCAAACCCATACCTTGGTACAGATGTATCTTCTCAAGCCCGAAAATGGCCGAAATTGTAAACGTAAGTATAGGGTAAGATAATATTATAGCAGTTGCTTTGCTCAAATCCATACCTCTTATGGCTTTATACCACAAGGGCTGCGCCGCGCCGTAATAAATTGTTCCCATAAAAAACAACATCAAATAACTTTTTGGCGTGTTTGTAAAATATAAACCGCCTTTAACGGCGAAAAATAAGAGTATTGGCAAAATTGTAATACCAGCGTAAATTACCCTTGCGCCGGATATGAAAACGGGGCTTAAATCCGCAGGAAGTTTTTTTGCCGCTATATGGCTTACCTGAAACATCCATGGGGTTAACAACACAATAATATCGCCTGTCCAGCGGGGGGTAAAATGTTCATTAAGTAAAATTATAACAACGCCCGATATAACCAAAACGCTTCCACCCAGTTGCCCCAGTGTAGGTTTTTCCTTTAAAAAAACAAAAGCTAAAATAAGTGAATATAAAATTTCAACCTGGTTTAATATAGCCGCGTTTGAAGGAGTAGTGTACCTTAAAGCGAAAAACATTGAAGTAAAAGGCAAAGCCGTACCGAACATACCTAAAACCAAAAGATATGGCCAAACGCCTTTTTGAAAAAGTTTGCCCCAAAGTTTTTGTTTGGTAAATATTGGCGCGAAATAAAGCATTGAAAATACGCATGCCAAAAACACCATAAGAGCGGGCGCCATTAAAGCCGCCCCCTGTTTGCCCGCTATAGGCCATAAACCTGTTACAAACCAATTTGTCCAAAGCGCCGCTAAAGGCGTCATAAATCCTGTTCTCCGTTTTACGGCTATGCCAAAATACGGTAAAGCCGTTTAGTAAATATTAAATTGTTTCTTCTATGCTTTCTAAATTTTCTTTTTTAGCGTTTTGTTTTTTTACAACATGCGTTACCCAATATGCGCCCGCGAAAGTGAGAACCAGCCCTATTATTTGATATGTTTGCGGTTTTTCAAAACCTAACAGCACCGATAAAATAAAAGATAAAGCCGGGTAAGATAAAATAATTGCCGTTACTTTACTTAAATCAAGGTTTCTTATGGCTGTGTACCAAAGCAGCATTGCTATACCGTATTTAAAAATACCCGTGGCTCCTATAACGGCCGCTGCCTGAAAACCGGGTTTAAAATAAAGTGTGCCCGTGGGCCACATAAATAAAATTAAAATTATTGTGGCAGGCAAAGCCCAAAAACTTCTTGCCGCGGATATTAAAGTGTAATCTAAACCTTCGGGTAATTTTTTTGCCGCTATATGGCTTATTTGAAACAACCAAACGCTGCCTATAATAATTAAATCGCCTTTCCAACGGGGGGTAAAATGTTCGTTAAGCAAAATGGCCGCCACGCCTAAAATAACTAAAAAACTGCCGCCTAACTGGCCGAGCGACGGGCGTTCTTTAAGTAAAATTGATGTTAATATTAAGGAATAAATTATTTCCGTTTGGTTAAGTATGGCTGCGTTAGCGGGCGTTGTGTAGTTAAGCGCGAACAGCATTATTGAAAACGGCAGCGCCGTGCCGAAAGTTCCCATCACCAAATAAAGCCCTAAAGTTTTTTTATCAAAGAGCTTGCCCCAAAGCTTCTTTTTAGTCATTGCGGGGGCAAAATAAATGACAGCAAGTATGCTGCCTGAGAAAACCACTAAAACCGGGTGCGCTACGGGCATTGCGTATTTGCCTATAATGGGCGAAAACGCCGTAATAACCCAGCACAGCCAAAGCGCTGCAAGAGGATTCATATTTTCAAGTCTCCTTAGTACATGCTTATTAAAGTCATGTCTTTATATATTGTATCATTTAAAAAAAATGAATAGAATTTAACTATGAAAAAAATAATTTATATATTTTTACTTTTGCCTTTTATTTTTGCCTGTTCGGAAACAACGGATTTAGGGCGTGAGGATAATGTGCCCCCCGCTTTAGAGTCTGTTTTTAAATCCGCCAAAAAAGGCGATGCTGAGGCGCAGCTTAAAATTGCCAAAGCGTATTTTGACGGGCTGGAAGGCATGCCGTTAAATTATGAAAAAGGGTTTTATTGGGCGCAGAAATCAGCCAAAGGCGGTAATAATGACGCTTTACGCGAGGTTGGCTTTTCCTATCTGAACGCGCGCGGCGTAAAAAGGGATTTTAGAACCGCGCTTAAACATCTTACCAACGCGGCTGACTCTGGTAACGTTCAGGCAATGTTAGATATAGCGGCTTTATATTACGATTTAAAAAAGCCTAGAGAAGAGTATGAGTGGTATGAAAAAGCGGCCGCTTCAGGCGCGGAGGCGGGTATGCAAATTTTAGTTGACCGCTACTGCTACGCCGCAAGGAAAGACGGGGAAAAATGTTTAATTTGGCTTACAAAATTAGCTGACGGCGGCTCTATTGAAGCTATGAAACAGCTGGCACAAATTTATGAAAAAGGCGAAATTACCGCCAAAACGCTTGAAAAAACAGAGTATTGGTATGAACGCGCCGCCCAAGCGGGGGACGTTGAGGCTATGAGCTTGGTAGGCCAGGCGTACGCTTTGGGCAGCATGCACACAAAAGATGCTAAACTCGCTTTTAAATGGAATTTAGAGGCCGCCAAGCAGGGTAATGAAAAAGCAATTTTCGCTTTATGCAGTTCGTATATTTACGGGCAGTTTACCTCTAAAGACATGAAAAAAGCCGTGGAATGGTGCACAAAAGCGGCTGAAAAAAACAGCGTTAAAGCCATGTATTATTTAGGCATAATTTATGAAAGGCCCTACGCTCCCGTAAAAAAAGATCTTCCTAAGGCCGTATCCTGGTTTACCAAAGCTGCACAAGCGGGGGACGGCTCTTCCATAGGGGAGCTGAGTCTTTATTATTTAAAAGCAAAAAATTATGATAAAGCCTTTGAGTGGGCTTCCAAAGGGGCATTGCTTGATAATGAACAGTCGGCCTATGTTTTGGGCCATCTTTACATGCATGGACTAGGCGTAAAAAAGGATTTGGCACAGGCTTTAAAATGGAATACTAAAGTGGTTTCTTTAAATAAAGAAAATTTTTTATATATGTATAACCTGGCTGAAGTTTACACTGCGCAGCGTAAATATTCAAACGCTTTTACGTGGTATTTGCGCGCCGCGAAAGCCGGGCATGAACCTTCCATGAAAGAACTTGTTGTTATGTATGTAGCCGGCAGAGGTACGGAAAAAAACCTTGACGCTGCCCGCTATTGGCAAAAAAAGATTGAAGGAAAATAAACTATTCTTAATAATATTAACAAAGGGGGTGTTTTGCCCCCTTATTTTTTTGTTATAATAGTTTACCAGTCAACTAACTGGAATATGCGTTTTATTATGATAAAATATATAAAAGGGGGGCAAAGTGTTTTGCCCTGAAAGATTATGGCAGATATTTTAAAAGTCGGTTTAGACATAGGGTCAACCACCGCGAAAATTGTTGTTATTAGCACGGATAATGAAATTTTGTATTCCGATTACAAAAGGCATCACCTTGAGCTGGGCAAAACAATTCTTGCGTTGGTAAGGGATGTGATGTTAAAATATCCCGAGCAGAAGGTAAAAATAGCTATAACGGGCTCGGGCGCTATAAAACTTTCCCAAGAAGCGGGCATACAATTTGTTCAAGAGGTTGTGGCCTGCACACTTGCCATAAAAACTTATATTCCTCAAACCGAAGTCGCCATAGAAATCGGCGGCGAAGACGCTAAAATTACTTTTTTTGACTCATCAGTCGAGCAGCGCATGAATGAAACCTGCGCGGGCGGCACGGGCGCTTTTATAGACCAAATGGCCGCTGTGCTGCGTGTTGAACCCATGGGCTTAAACGAGCTTGCCAAAAACTACAAAACAATTTACCCTATTGCCGCCCGCTGCGGCGTGTTTGCAAAAACGGACGTTATGCCGCTTTTAAACGACGGCGCTCCCAGGGAAGATATAGCGGCCAGCATTTTACAAAGCGTGGTTAACCAAACAATAGGCGGCCTTGCCTGCGGCAGAACCATCCGCGGCAACGTTGCTTTTTTGGGCGGGCCTTTATACTTTTTTTCGGAACTGCGCAAACGTTTTATTGAAACCTTAAAACTGCCTGATGAAAATATTGTTTTTCCCAAAAACCCGCATTTTTTTGTGGCTATGGGTGCGGCTTTAAGCGCAGCGGAAACGGAAATAGATCTAAAAGAGCTTTACGGAAGGATAGAAAAATACACAAAACAGCATTCGGCGGAGGAAACGTCTTTCCTTCCTCCTTTGTTTAACTCAGATGAAGAAATAGCACAGTTTAAAAAACGCCATTCCGAAGCTGTGCCCAAATACGCTGAAATGAAAGACGCCCAAGGTCCTTTATTTTTAGGCCTTGACGCGGGCTCCACCACAACAAAAGCCGTTGTTATAGATGAAAACAGCAATATCCTTTACACCCACTACGGCTCCAATGAAGGCAGCCCTTTAGATTCGGCGGTAAAAGTTATTAAAGATATATATGATAAACTGCCCAAAAACGCTTTTATACAAAATGGTTGCGTTACCGGTTACGGCGAGGCGCTTTTAAAAGCGGCTTTGGGTTTTGACGGAGGTGAAGTTGAAACCATTGCCCACTATAAGGCTGCGCGTTATTTTGTGCCGCAAGTGTCTTTTATTTTAGACATAGGCGGGCAGGATATGAAGTGTATTTACGTTGATAACGGAGTAATCGATAAAATAGTTTTAAATGAGGCATGTTCCAGCGGGTGCGGCTCTTTTATAGAAAATTTTGCCCTTTCTTTAGGCACTACCGTGCAGGAATTTGCCGAGGCGGCTTTAACTTCAAAAAAACCGGTGGACCTTGGGTCAAGATGCACGGTTTTTATGAACTCAAAGGTTAAGCAGGCTCTTAAAGAAGGCAGCGGTTCATCGGACATTTCGGCGGGCCTTTCATACTCGGTAATACGAAACGCTTTATATAAAGTAATAAAAGTAAAATCACCGGAAGACTTAGGTCAAAACATTGTTGTTCAGGGTGGTACGTTTTTTAATAATGCAGTTTTAAGAGCCACGGAACTTTTGGTAAGCGGCAAAGTAACACGCCCCACGATATCGGGCGTTATGGGGGCTTTCGGCGCGGCTTTAATAGCTTTGGAAGAAAGAGTCCTGCGCAAAAGCACTTTGCTTAGCAAAGAAGAATTGAATAATTTTACCTGTACAAATAAAAACGCGCGCTGTAAAGGCTGTTCAAACAACTGTCTTTTAACAATAAGTAAATTCGGCAGCGGCAAAACATTTATTTCCGGCAACAGGTGTGAAAAAGGTTTGGGTTTGGAAAGCGCGGGCAAAGAATCCGCCGTTAATATGTATGAATATAAATACAAACGTCTTTTTGACCACTATAAACCGTTAGACTCCGCAAACGCCTCCCGGGGGGAAATAGGCATGCCGCGCGTTCTTAATATGTATGAGAATTACCCGTTTTGGTTTACTTTGTTTACCGAACTCGGTTTTAGAGTTGTGTTGTCTGACAAATCAAGCGTAAAACTTTTTAATTCGGGTTTGGATACAATACCTTCCCAAACAATTTGTTATCCCGCTAAAATGGTGCACGGGCATATTATTAATTTAACGGAAAAGGGCGTAAAAACTATTTTTTATCCCTGCCTTCCTTTTGAGCAAAAAGAATTTTCCGATGCCAACAACCATTATAACTGCCCGGTGGTGGGCAGTTACCCCGAAGTCGTGCGCCTTAATATGGACGTGCTTGAAAAAGAGAAAATAAAATTCCTCCAGCCATTTTTACCTATAGACAGTTTTACCCGTTTAGAAAAGCGTTTGCTTACCGAACTTAAGGATTTTAATATAGAAAAAAAGGAACTGCGCCGCGCTTTAAAACGCGCCAGGGGCGCTCAAAACCTGTTTAAAAAAGATATACGCAAACAGGGCGCTAAAATTATTGAAGATATTAAAAAGGGCGGAAGCGCGGGCATAATTTTAGCGGGCAGGCCGTATCATTTGGACCCCGCAATAAACCACGGTATACCGGAATTTATAGCCGCTTGCGGAGTTGCCGTTCTTACGGAAGACAGCGTTGCCCATTTAGGAGGCAGGCTGCCGTTTGTTTTAAATGTTATTGACCAGTGGACCTATCATTCCCGTCTGTACCGCGCGGCGCATTTGGCTACCAGTATAAAAGGGTTAGAAGTAGTTCAGCTTAATTCCTTCGGCTGCGGTTTGGACGCTATTACAACTGAGCAAGTTGAGGATATTTTGCGTGCAGCTGGCAAAGTTTACACTGTTTTAAAAATTGACGAAGGCTCCAATTTAGGAACTATAAAAATAAGGGTTCGCTCTCTTTTAGCGTCTGTCAAAGAACGCCCGGGGGTTGAGTTTGACAGCGCCGAAATATGGCATCACAAACACCCTGTTTTTACAAAAGAAATGCGTAAGGACTACACAATTTTGTGCCCTCAAATGTCGCCTGTGCACTTTTCTCTTTTAGCTTCGGCGGTTAACAGGCACGGATATAATTTAGAAGTGCTTCCCAACTTGTCAAAAGAAGACGTTGAGGAAGGCTTGAAATATGTTAATAACGACGCCTGCTACCCCGCCATAGTTGTTGTGGGGCAGCTAATTAACGCTTTAAAAAGCGGTAAATATAACACAGATAAAACGGCGTTAATAATTTCCCAAACGGGCGGCGGCTGCAGGGCCACAAACTACGTAAGCTTTTTAAGAAGCGCGGCCGCTAAAGCCGGTTTTAAAAATGTACCCGTTATAGCTTTTGCTTTCGGGGGAGACAAACACCCCGGGTTTAATATAACCGTTCCCATGTTTAAAGATATTTTAGCCGCTTTCTTACTTGGCGACCTTGTTATGCGTATGGCAAACCGTTTAAGACCTTACGAGATTGAGCCTGGCTCCGTTAATAAATTGGTTGAAGAAACATTGTCCTATATCTCAAAAGAGGTAATAGGCAAATCCCCTTTTAAAATAAACAGGGAAGCCGCAAAGATAGTAAAAACTTTTGATGCTTTCCCCATTAAAGAAGAACGCAGGCCGCGCGTTGGTATCGTGGGCGAGATTTTAGTTAAATTCCACCCTGACGCTAACAACAGGCTTGTTGATGTTATCGAGTCCGAAGGAGGTGAGGCCATTGTACCTGATCTTATGGACTTTGTTAACTATTGTCTTATGGACGATACTTACAGGCATAAATATCTTTCCGGCAAACTGATTAACAGGGTAGTGTCTAATTTAATAGCTGCTTATATAGAGTTTTGCAGAAAACCTTTAAGAAAAATGCTTGAAAAAAGTTTGCGCTTTAATTCCTACAAACCCACAAGATACCTTGCAAAAAAAGTTGAGGATATTGTTTCCGTCTGCAACCAAACGGGCGAGGGCTGGCTTCTTACGGCCGAGATGCTTGAGCTTATGGAAGAAGGCGCAAACAACATTGTCTGCGTGCAGCCCTTTGGCTGCCTGCCCAACCATATTACAGGTAAAGGCGTTACTAAAGAATTAAAACGCAGATATAAAGACCTTAACATGGTAGCCATAGATTATGACCCCGGCGCCAGCGAGGTCAACCAGCTTAACAGAATTAAGCTTATGATGTCCGTAGCGCATTCCAAAAAATAGAATTTTAAGATGTAAAATTTAACGGTAAAAACTTTTTTCTCCCTAGTATTTCAACAACTGTTGAACTAGTTTTAAAAAACATGCTATAATATAATAGTAACGCAAAGGGATATGTAAATAGCCTGCGTTGCTGATAATGGAGAGATTATTATGTGGGATTATACAGACAAAGTAAAAGAATATTTTAAAAACCCTAAAAACGTGGGGGAAGTTGAAAATGCAGACGGCACCGGCCAGGTAGGCAGCATGGTTTGCGGGGACGCTTTAAAATTAACTTTAAAAATTGATAAAGAAACTGAAAAAATTACGGACGCTAAATTCCAAACCTTCGGCTGTGCGAGCGCCATAGCTTCCAGCTCCATTTTAACGGAAATGGTTAAAGGTAAAACTTTGGAAGAAGCCTCAAAAATCACGAATGTGGAGATAGCAGAGGAACTTGGCTCTTTGCCTGAGGAAAAAATGCATTGCTCGGTAATGGGTATGGAAGCGTTGGAAGCGGCCATTAAATCCTACCGCCAGGGCGGCAACCCCGTTGTGTTTGAGGAAGACGCTCACAACGTTGTATGTAAATGTTTTAACGTAACCGAAGAAACAATTATAAAAGCCGTAAGAAACAATAATTTACACAGCGTGGAAGATGTTACCCACTTTACAAAAGCGGGCGGAGCCTGCGGCAAATGCAAAGGTGACATACAAAAAATTATAGATAAAGTTTATTCCTGCGAAGTATCCGAACCCGAAGAACAGCAGCCCGTTGTTTTTGAGAATATGTCAATAGTGGCAAAAGTAAAAGCTGTTGAAGCCGTGCTTGAAAAAGACGTAAGGCCCAAACTTAATATGGACGGCGGCTCTGTAGAGCTTGTTGATATAGAAGGCACCAATGTTAAAGTTAAACTGCTTGGGGCATGCAGGGGTTGCATGGGTGCACAGGGCACAATTAAAATGATTATTGAAAGCGCTTTAAAAGATAAGATATCGCCAAACATTACCGTAACGGGGGTTTAATATGAAGGTAATTTATCTTGACAATAACGCAACAACGCGTACAGCACCTGAAGTTGTTAAGGAAATGCTTCCTTATTTTTCCGAACATTACGGCAATGCTTCAAGCATGCATACTTTTGGCGGGGAAAATAAAAAAGTTATCGAGGACGCCAGAAAAAAAATGGCCGCCCTTATAGGCGCCCAATATCCGGACGAAATTATTATTACCGCGGGCGGCACGGAAGCGGACAATACGGCAATAATGTCTGCCATAAATTCTTTTCCCGATAAAAAACATATTATTACCTCAGCTGTGGAACACCCGGCCGTTTTGGAAGTTTTTAAAAACCTGCAGGCCAAAGGATATAAGGTTGATTATATAGGCGTTGATAAAAACGGCAGGTTTAATATGGACGAATTTAAAGCAGCCGTTAATGAAAACACGGCCTTAGTTTCCATAATGTGGGCCAACAGCGAAACGGGCACAATTTTCCCTATAGAAGAAATAGCAAAAATAACCAAAGAGGCGGGCAGCGTTTTTCATACAGACGCTGTGCAAGCTGTCGGTAAAATACCCGTTAACGTGGCGGATACGGATATAAACATGCTTTCTTTTTCGGCTCACAAGTTTCACGGGCCTAAAGGTATAGGCGCTTTATATGTAAAACGCAGAACACGCTTTATGCCTTTTATAATAGGCGGACACCAGGAAAAAGGGCACAGGGCAGGCACGGAAAATGTGCCCGCTATAGCGGGTTTCGGCAAAGCGTGTGAAATGGCGTTGGAGAATTTAAAAAACACTTCTAAAACAGCCGTTTTAAGGGACAGGCTTGAAAAGGGTCTCCTTGCAAAAATTTCTCATTCAAAAGTTAACGGTGATGTTGAAAACAGGCTTCCTAATACGTCAAATATAAGTTTTGGCTATATTGAAGGGGAATCAATACTTTTACATTTAAACGATTACGGCATTTGCGCTTCTTCAGGTTCGGCCTGCACGTCCGGAAGTTTGGAGCCGAGCCACGTTTTAAGAGCAATGTGCGTTGATTTTAATTTTGCGCACGGTTCGGTAAGGTTTTCTTTAAGCGATGAAAATACAGAACAGGAAATTGATTTTGTTATAGAAAAACTGCCGCCCATAATCGAGACGCTTCGCCAAATATCACCTTTCGGCCGCCGGAGCTAGATATGGATAATATAAAAAAGATTTCCGCAGTTTTAAGCGAAAATATTTTTTCTAAAGACAGTCCTTTGCATACGGTAAAAGGCAAGGAATGTTTTTTCCCGTCTCATAAAAATATTATAGACGCTTTTAGAAATGTAAAACAAGCACTATTTGTTAATATTTTTTCGCACAAAAGGCTTACTCCCGAGCAGGCTGACGCCAATACCCAAAAACTTCTCAGTGACGCGCACGCCCTTTTAACGGCTGAAATAAATAATACTTTTTGCTTGTTTTCGGACGCGGTTTGCTTTGCCTCTAAAAACAAAAAAAACGCTAAGGAAATAGTTGATAATTTTATTTTTCACCTTCCCGAAATACAAAAACTTTTGCTTACTGATATCAAGGCCGCCTTTAACGGCGACCCGGCCGCTTTGGACCCGTACCAAATAGTGCTTTGTTATCCTGGTCTTCGCGCTGTCTGTTACCAGCGTATGGCGCATTTTTTTTATAAAGAAGGCGTGCAGCTTATTCCCAGGATTATTACGGAATACGCGCATTCTAAAACAGGCATAGATATTCACCCTGGCGCAAAAATAGGGCACAGTTTTTTTATTGATCACGGCACAGGCGTTGTTATCGGCGAAACTTGCGAAATAGGTAATAACGTAAAAATTTACCAAG from Elusimicrobium minutum Pei191 harbors:
- the nifU gene encoding Fe-S cluster assembly protein NifU → MWDYTDKVKEYFKNPKNVGEVENADGTGQVGSMVCGDALKLTLKIDKETEKITDAKFQTFGCASAIASSSILTEMVKGKTLEEASKITNVEIAEELGSLPEEKMHCSVMGMEALEAAIKSYRQGGNPVVFEEDAHNVVCKCFNVTEETIIKAVRNNNLHSVEDVTHFTKAGGACGKCKGDIQKIIDKVYSCEVSEPEEQQPVVFENMSIVAKVKAVEAVLEKDVRPKLNMDGGSVELVDIEGTNVKVKLLGACRGCMGAQGTIKMIIESALKDKISPNITVTGV
- the epsC gene encoding serine O-acetyltransferase EpsC — protein: MDNIKKISAVLSENIFSKDSPLHTVKGKECFFPSHKNIIDAFRNVKQALFVNIFSHKRLTPEQADANTQKLLSDAHALLTAEINNTFCLFSDAVCFASKNKKNAKEIVDNFIFHLPEIQKLLLTDIKAAFNGDPAALDPYQIVLCYPGLRAVCYQRMAHFFYKEGVQLIPRIITEYAHSKTGIDIHPGAKIGHSFFIDHGTGVVIGETCEIGNNVKIYQGVTLGAKSIPLDENGNSVKGVKRHPNLKDNVTVYANATILGNITVGRGAVIPGNSWVIKDIPPKK
- a CDS encoding DMT family transporter; amino-acid sequence: MTPLAALWTNWFVTGLWPIAGKQGAALMAPALMVFLACVFSMLYFAPIFTKQKLWGKLFQKGVWPYLLVLGMFGTALPFTSMFFALRYTTPSNAAILNQVEILYSLILAFVFLKEKPTLGQLGGSVLVISGVVIILLNEHFTPRWTGDIIVLLTPWMFQVSHIAAKKLPADLSPVFISGARVIYAGITILPILLFFAVKGGLYFTNTPKSYLMLFFMGTIYYGAAQPLWYKAIRGMDLSKATAIILSYPILTFTISAIFGLEKIHLYQGMGLALAFGGAYWITMIVKKQNKKEKES
- a CDS encoding tetratricopeptide repeat protein encodes the protein MKKIIYIFLLLPFIFACSETTDLGREDNVPPALESVFKSAKKGDAEAQLKIAKAYFDGLEGMPLNYEKGFYWAQKSAKGGNNDALREVGFSYLNARGVKRDFRTALKHLTNAADSGNVQAMLDIAALYYDLKKPREEYEWYEKAAASGAEAGMQILVDRYCYAARKDGEKCLIWLTKLADGGSIEAMKQLAQIYEKGEITAKTLEKTEYWYERAAQAGDVEAMSLVGQAYALGSMHTKDAKLAFKWNLEAAKQGNEKAIFALCSSYIYGQFTSKDMKKAVEWCTKAAEKNSVKAMYYLGIIYERPYAPVKKDLPKAVSWFTKAAQAGDGSSIGELSLYYLKAKNYDKAFEWASKGALLDNEQSAYVLGHLYMHGLGVKKDLAQALKWNTKVVSLNKENFLYMYNLAEVYTAQRKYSNAFTWYLRAAKAGHEPSMKELVVMYVAGRGTEKNLDAARYWQKKIEGK
- a CDS encoding DMT family transporter, with the protein product MNPLAALWLCWVITAFSPIIGKYAMPVAHPVLVVFSGSILAVIYFAPAMTKKKLWGKLFDKKTLGLYLVMGTFGTALPFSIMLFALNYTTPANAAILNQTEIIYSLILTSILLKERPSLGQLGGSFLVILGVAAILLNEHFTPRWKGDLIIIGSVWLFQISHIAAKKLPEGLDYTLISAARSFWALPATIILILFMWPTGTLYFKPGFQAAAVIGATGIFKYGIAMLLWYTAIRNLDLSKVTAIILSYPALSFILSVLLGFEKPQTYQIIGLVLTFAGAYWVTHVVKKQNAKKENLESIEETI
- the nifS gene encoding cysteine desulfurase NifS is translated as MKVIYLDNNATTRTAPEVVKEMLPYFSEHYGNASSMHTFGGENKKVIEDARKKMAALIGAQYPDEIIITAGGTEADNTAIMSAINSFPDKKHIITSAVEHPAVLEVFKNLQAKGYKVDYIGVDKNGRFNMDEFKAAVNENTALVSIMWANSETGTIFPIEEIAKITKEAGSVFHTDAVQAVGKIPVNVADTDINMLSFSAHKFHGPKGIGALYVKRRTRFMPFIIGGHQEKGHRAGTENVPAIAGFGKACEMALENLKNTSKTAVLRDRLEKGLLAKISHSKVNGDVENRLPNTSNISFGYIEGESILLHLNDYGICASSGSACTSGSLEPSHVLRAMCVDFNFAHGSVRFSLSDENTEQEIDFVIEKLPPIIETLRQISPFGRRS
- a CDS encoding 2-hydroxyacyl-CoA dehydratase, whose product is MADILKVGLDIGSTTAKIVVISTDNEILYSDYKRHHLELGKTILALVRDVMLKYPEQKVKIAITGSGAIKLSQEAGIQFVQEVVACTLAIKTYIPQTEVAIEIGGEDAKITFFDSSVEQRMNETCAGGTGAFIDQMAAVLRVEPMGLNELAKNYKTIYPIAARCGVFAKTDVMPLLNDGAPREDIAASILQSVVNQTIGGLACGRTIRGNVAFLGGPLYFFSELRKRFIETLKLPDENIVFPKNPHFFVAMGAALSAAETEIDLKELYGRIEKYTKQHSAEETSFLPPLFNSDEEIAQFKKRHSEAVPKYAEMKDAQGPLFLGLDAGSTTTKAVVIDENSNILYTHYGSNEGSPLDSAVKVIKDIYDKLPKNAFIQNGCVTGYGEALLKAALGFDGGEVETIAHYKAARYFVPQVSFILDIGGQDMKCIYVDNGVIDKIVLNEACSSGCGSFIENFALSLGTTVQEFAEAALTSKKPVDLGSRCTVFMNSKVKQALKEGSGSSDISAGLSYSVIRNALYKVIKVKSPEDLGQNIVVQGGTFFNNAVLRATELLVSGKVTRPTISGVMGAFGAALIALEERVLRKSTLLSKEELNNFTCTNKNARCKGCSNNCLLTISKFGSGKTFISGNRCEKGLGLESAGKESAVNMYEYKYKRLFDHYKPLDSANASRGEIGMPRVLNMYENYPFWFTLFTELGFRVVLSDKSSVKLFNSGLDTIPSQTICYPAKMVHGHIINLTEKGVKTIFYPCLPFEQKEFSDANNHYNCPVVGSYPEVVRLNMDVLEKEKIKFLQPFLPIDSFTRLEKRLLTELKDFNIEKKELRRALKRARGAQNLFKKDIRKQGAKIIEDIKKGGSAGIILAGRPYHLDPAINHGIPEFIAACGVAVLTEDSVAHLGGRLPFVLNVIDQWTYHSRLYRAAHLATSIKGLEVVQLNSFGCGLDAITTEQVEDILRAAGKVYTVLKIDEGSNLGTIKIRVRSLLASVKERPGVEFDSAEIWHHKHPVFTKEMRKDYTILCPQMSPVHFSLLASAVNRHGYNLEVLPNLSKEDVEEGLKYVNNDACYPAIVVVGQLINALKSGKYNTDKTALIISQTGGGCRATNYVSFLRSAAAKAGFKNVPVIAFAFGGDKHPGFNITVPMFKDILAAFLLGDLVMRMANRLRPYEIEPGSVNKLVEETLSYISKEVIGKSPFKINREAAKIVKTFDAFPIKEERRPRVGIVGEILVKFHPDANNRLVDVIESEGGEAIVPDLMDFVNYCLMDDTYRHKYLSGKLINRVVSNLIAAYIEFCRKPLRKMLEKSLRFNSYKPTRYLAKKVEDIVSVCNQTGEGWLLTAEMLELMEEGANNIVCVQPFGCLPNHITGKGVTKELKRRYKDLNMVAIDYDPGASEVNQLNRIKLMMSVAHSKK